cctaccctccctctctttccttattacagtgtaatcctggggggaggggggggggacacagcatttgttatgattcctgagagttttgttccaTGATtctaattacatctgggtttacttcttgtgctctttccctaaattcACTTGCCTGTCttttaatcccatctatgtttgtgtacatcaccttgaagctgactatTTTCTTTCCATccacagtttctgttgattccactggagtaggtaaacatggagAGTCTGGGATGTGTGTTacgacccttgacctctgggtatggttcctctgcttttgcagttgtaaaaaatatataataatacggccttgcctactaaaagtgtctagggtaaatagttcaactgcttactcaacaaagcaatgtacttaaagtaagggtaacaaagaacatacaaacatataaatggaaatacaggcagccagaaatattaacgcaccagaatacaataacacaatatcattatataagcactgatcattattttaaaacttaaatgaatagatgggtatgcaaataatggtctaaccaggcatttagctatgttactaaacaataaacaggTACCAAAGACTTAACTCAACCACATGTCCACGCCAGCCAGcttcacccacacgactggtgttgcTGGAGCATGCGCAGCATGGTGTCTACAGCTTACCGACTAAAAACCACTtgaaacctctagatactctgctatcagagagtaatacttacgaacataattataactaactAATATGcatataacactgctaaggtgtaatTAAGAAATTACatacaatcaataaacaggaataaatacaggtgtgaatcagtgacgctagcttgatacactgcacgcattactggaacatcccaaatatggtcatcccccccatgagacgccacggtcttcccccacaggaatgaacatgcaattGCATTAGCAAAATATTACATACAGGCAAACacagttcaaatgtagatatgatagagcttcgtaggctcaggaatttgtacatcagttgattgacagttcagaggcggcaccaaagagccagagctcaaccctcacaagcacaacttggtgagtactcataagttatgaggaaagactgcgAGAACTGCCCCTCGCGTCattgaaagacagaagagctcggggagacatgatcaccacatacaaaattttcaggggaattgacagtgcagacaaagatggattatttaacacgggtggtatacacacaagggaacacaagtggaagctgagtacccaaatgagccaaagagatattagaaagatttttttcagtgtcagagtagttagtaaatggaatataCTAGGAAgtgtatggtggaggctgactccacacacagtttaaatgtagatatgatagagcccaataggctcaggaatctgcacacaagttgattgacagttgagaggcgggaccaaagagccagagctcatcccccacaagcactagtgggtgagttcaactaggtgagtataaacacacacacctctcacatCTAAAGTGGCCGGAATGGAggagatccttagacagttgaaAGACATGAATGAAGTGGCAGAGCAagaagcccagaaaggagctggaaatggaaaggaggatgatgaaccagatgaagtgagatcccaaggaTCGAGTAGGAGTAACCACAGAAGTAGGAGTAGCCGCATTAGCAGGAACAGGAGCTTGGAAAGATTTCAGCTAGAGCTCCAGTTGCAACGAGAACGTGAGCATGATGAGAGGCAGTTCCAACTGGAGAAGTTGAAGTTAGAACTACAGATGAAGAAtgaagtcgaaaaagaaaaagaggaaACTAAACGAGAAGCAGAGAAAGAAAAAGTGAAAATCTGAAGAAGAGAATTGGAGttagaacaggagaaagaaaaagagaaaaccagggtaAGAGAACTGAAGTTGGAACAAgataaagaaaaagagaaaaccagagtacggGAAAGGAAACTAGAACAGGAGAAAGTGAAGGAAAAGGAGAAATCAAAACATATGAAAATAGAAGCAAATAGAGCTTTGGCAGAGAAGAGGATTGAACGTGGATTGTAAGAGATCACCACACATGTATCGCACCTACCGGATAATAAAGTTAGAGAAAAAGACATTCCCCTATTTGTGCCTGATGagtcagagagcttcttcgagcattttgagaagatAGCCAACATCAGACAGTGGCCGCAGGAAGAGTGGGGTCAATTGGTACAGTCACGACTGGCAGGTGCTGCCTGAGAGGTGTATACCCAGTTGTCTTTGGAGGAATACCAAGATTACTGGACTGTGAAGAGCAGCGTATTGCATTCTATCTTGTTAACTCCTGAAGCTTACAGAAAGTTCTTCAGAGAAATGATGAAGGCTTCTGCAAGCACAATTGCCAAGACAGTGAGAGATCTAGAAAGGCGGTTCCAGAAATGGATAGAAGCTGTCGGTGTAGAATCCTATGGTGATTTGAAACAACTGGTGATTATGGAGAAATTTCTGGAAATGATGCACCCTGAGATGAAATTTATGATCTAGGAGGCAGGAGTGTAGAATGCGAGAGACGTAGCCGATACAGCAGATATGATTACGGAGGCTTATCAGAACCTAAGGGAAAGCAGAGTGAAGAGCGATGTGAGACGTCATTATGGCAGACCCAGGGAtgcctggggtgagaaaaatttttaaTAGATGGGCGAATATACATAAGTATCCAAAAGCTCAAAAAGAGAAGTCGTACACCTCATCAGAAAGTGAGGATGAAGGAGTTAAGCAAGAAAATAATTATGTTTCCAGATATCAAGAGCTAGACCCAGCAGAGTGCAGGTGGTTCGCCTGTGCAGAGAACCTCGAACCCTTTGACAGAGTCAAAGCCACTCAAGGGGATATAGACGAAACTTCTCCCAAATAAGATGCTATAAAAGTAACGGTCAAGGTCACATCAAgaaagattgtcggcagggcaagagagttgtgaccttgACCATGTTTGACCCCCCAAATACATGTGTTAATTGGATACAGGACAAACCACAAAAAGTGAACTCGATGAACAAGAGGTATAGCCCATTCATTAGTAAAGACTGGGTTAGCAAAGAAAGCCAACTTGAAGTAGAAGTAAGTATCCTAAGGGATACAGGAGCGAATCAGAGCCTGATTATGAGAAGCCTGATCGCAGCCGGATGATCGACGTTTAGCTGGCAGTCGGAAAATAAAGgtgtatgggttattgtctgagggtGACATGCCCATTTCTGCTGTCAAGCTAAAGTCGGATTATTTGTCGGGGGAGGCGATGTTTGGGGTATGCtctgacatacctgttccagggatACAAGTGATCCTTGGTAATGACTTGTGCGAGTCGATGGTGTTGCCGAAGTTCATAGTGGAAGCTGTGCCAGAAGAGTTCCAGAAGGGCCACGTCACCTGATAGAGTGGACCTGACTAGTGTCCTAGAGGATGAGTCAGAGGACAACCAAGTCATCGAGTACGCTGCCTGCGTAGTGATGAGGTGACCGACGATTTTGATACTAGAGAGGATGTGACAGTGCCGACTCCACTGAGTGAGAATATCGACGTGGAGATAGCGTGGCTGTCTGGTGAAGGTCAAACTCATGAATAGGAGGGCGGGGAGAGATAAAAAATAAAGATGGCCCTGCCGGACAGAACTAATGTGGACAGAGTGGAGCTGAGTAGAGCCCAACCTGCTGAGATCGAAAGTCCGAAAGTGGAGATAGCTGTGCTGAACAGAAGTGAAAGagaatgtggacagactgaggacgagagtagagaGACAAGTTGTCAATGGGAACAGAAATGTAGGGAAAATGAAATTGAGTTGCACTAACCTAGttatacttacctaattgtgcttgctggggttgagctctggctctttggtcccgcctcttcaccgtcaatcaactgatgtgcagattcttgagcctaatggcctctatcgtatctacattcaaaattgtgtatggagtcagcctccaccacatcacttccaaatacattccacttgttaactactctgacactgaaacagttctttctaacatccttgtggctcatttgggtactcagtctccacctgtgtccccttgttcgtgtaccacttgtgttaaaaagtttatcctaatctaacctgtcaattcctctgagtattttgtaggtagtgatcatgtatcCTCTTactcctgtcttccagtgtcgtgaggtgcatttcccacagcctttcttcgtaactcatgcctcttagttatgggactagcctagtggcatacctctgaactttttcccgcttcatcttgtgcttgacaaggtacgagcgccatgctggggccgcattcaaaaacaaagacgtcaaccctcccaCAGAACTGGGTCAATCTCCGGCGGGCTACAGCAGCGGCCAAAAAAACATACTATCAGCAAAACGagcatcatgggcaacattctgtgatagcctcacacccacaacgccgcactcaaaagtctgggctacatttaacagcattaaaggtcgcccaacattcccttcgttccccctgatgatcaacggttcactctgtcaaacacctcaggagcgtgcaaatgttctctctgaatgccttaaagttaccctctcaacacccttccttcatgcccaagaactctccctcagacaagaaattgaccgtgccataccgctgcccatgctcggcgtcgacaacatgtacaccttaagcgagctacgattggccttaaaccgcctacctcttggcaaggcacctggagaggatggaattccatatgaactcatcaaatatcttccaccgactgcacacagcactcttctaaactattacaatctatgctggactcacggaaatattccttcacaatggcagaccagtattattcttccgttccttaaaccaggaaaagacccatcccaacctgcgtcatacagacctatctccctactatcatgcctcagtaaagtcatggaaaggctagtacatactcgcctccaatggtacctagagtataacaatattataccgtcactccaagctggatttcgaccgcaatgctccacgctagatcaaatactctgccttgaacatgaaatccgcacctctctcagaagcagtaaatat
The genomic region above belongs to Procambarus clarkii isolate CNS0578487 chromosome 33, FALCON_Pclarkii_2.0, whole genome shotgun sequence and contains:
- the LOC138370721 gene encoding splicing regulatory glutamine/lysine-rich protein 1-like — protein: MEEILRQLKDMNEVAEQEAQKGAGNGKEDDEPDEVRSQGSSRSNHRSRSSRISRNRSLERFQLELQLQREREHDERQFQLEKLKLELQMKNEVEKEKEETKREAEKEKEKEKEKTRVRELKLEQDKEKEKTRVRERKLEQEKVKEKEKSKHMKIEANRALAEKRIERGLKFFREMMKASASTIAKTVRDLERRFQKWIEAVGVESYGDLKQLVIMEKFLEMMHPEMKFMI